From Aspergillus fumigatus Af293 chromosome 3, whole genome shotgun sequence, a single genomic window includes:
- a CDS encoding FAD-binding oxidoreductase, with product MFFHRCLTVSLATVVAANRNISVTGTPCACTQLESFYPDKLLLPSAARYTVEATSYWDIRSDLHPSCIFLPTTAEEVANAVKILTHCDAHFAVRGGGHMNFPGANNIDNGVLIALSGLNKFTVYNGTIDVGPGMTWYDVYSALDPYGRIAIGGRLKTIGVPGLTLIGGVHYFINKYGFAMDNVVRYEVVLGNGTQVVASANSHPDLFWALKGGANNFGIVTKFTLKTFAIPKISTTLQSFNESGIYDYITALCDLVKLDEPNPIAAGGVFTIDYNVTTKVSSASLIGVQEGISRPPSQFANFTALPGMSKVHNVTTGKQFASGLVTPNQMFRVMFSHHTVQPDPETLYSIYQAWKTAVDEIADVKGLYPTFVMNLSPAGAARVGRTNGIGNVWGLDEQPMIWWQFSTGWDLASDDIRVQTWSRRLTESLHAINREKGISSEFVYMGDAGEWQDPFVGFPAANVRRMKAVRSAYDPLGTFSRLNWGGFKLGFD from the exons ATGTTCTTTCATCGTTGTCTCACTGTTTCTCTGGCTACTGTGGTAGCAGCCAATCGGAACATCTCCGTTACAGGAACTCCATGCGCCTGTACGCAGCTTGAGTCGTTCTACCCGGACAAGCTTCTCCTCCCATCAGCTGCAAGGTACACAGTCGAAGCTACCAGCTACTGGGATATCCGGAGTGACCTCCACCCCTCCTGTATCTTCCTCCCAACTACTGCTGAAGAAGTTGCAAACGCCGTGAAGATCCTCACCCACTGTGATGCGCACTTTGCCGTCCGCGGCGGTGGACATATGAAT TTTCCTGGAGCCAACAACATCGACAACGGCGTGCTCATCGCATTGTCCGGATTGAACAAGTTCACCGTCTACAACGGGACCATAGACGTTGGACCAGGCATGACCTGGTACGACGTCTACTCTGCCCTCGACCCCTACGGACGGATCGCCATCGGCGGCCGTCTGAAGACCATCGGCGTACCTGGCCTCACTCTTATCGGTGGCGTGCATTATTTTATCAACAAGTACGGGTTTGCCATGGACAACGTCGTCCGGTACGAGGTGGTGTTGGGGAACGGGACGCAGGTCGTCGCATCGGCGAACTCGCACCCGGATTTATTCTGGGCATTGAAAGGAGGTGCGAATAATTTCGGGATCGTAACCAAGTTTACTCTGAAGACGTTTGCAATTCCGAAGATCAGTACCACACTCCAGAGCTTCAATGAATCCGGGATCTATGACTATATCACAGCGCTATGTGATCTGGTCAAGCTTGATGAGCCAAATCCCATTGCAGCAGGGGGTGTCTTCACGATCGATTATAATGTGACCACGAAGGTGTCTTCGGCTTCGCTGATTGGGGTGCAGGAAGGCATTAGCCGGCCTCCGTCGCAGTTCGCCAATTTCACTGCTCTCCCTGGCATGTCAAAGGTGCACAATGTGACGACTGGGAAACAGTTTGCTTCGGGACTGGTTACCCCGAATCAGATGTTCCG TGTCATGTTCTCTCACCATACAGTACAGCCCGACCCCGAGACCCTCTACTCCATCTATCAAGCGTGGAAGACAGCGGTTGATGAGATAGCCGACGTGAAAGGCCTCTACCCAACCTTTGTCATGAATCTCTCTCCAGCAGGCGCGGCACGAGTAGGCAGGACTAATGGGATCGGAAATGTGTGGGGCCTGGACGAACAGCCCATGATCT GGTGGCAATTCAGTACAGGCTGGGACCTTGCGTCTGACGATATCCGCGTGCAGACCTGGTCGCGTCGACTCACAGAGTCTCTGCACGCCATCAACAGGGAGAAAGGGATCAGCTCTGAGTTCGTGTATATGGGCGATGCGGGCGAATGGCAGGATCCGTTTGTGGGGTTCCCTGCAGCCAATGTGCGACGGATGAAGGCAGTTAGATCTGCCTACGATCCTCTGGGGACCTTCTCAAGGCTGAACTGGGGTGGGTTCAAGCTTGGGTTTGACTAG